Part of the Haloarcula laminariae genome is shown below.
TCCTCGTCGACCGTCCCATCCGCGAGTCGGTCGCCGACCTCCCCGACGGCGTGGTCATCGGCGCCATCACCCGCGACGGCGGGCGTATCATCCCCCGCGGTGACACGGTCATCGAGCTCGGGGACCACGTCGTCGTGTTCGTCGACGTGACGGACCTGGACGAGGCTACCGCCAAACTCTGAACCGAGAACGGGAAGTTTTTCGCAGTCGCGCCTGGAGTGTCCGCCAATGGACGGTGTTCGGTGATGTCGGTCCGCGTCGACTGGCGCCAGAGCGTCGCGTTTACCGGCACGATAATCAAGTACCTCGCCGTCGCGATGCTGATTCCGCTGGCCACCGCCGTCATCTACGGCGAGGGCGTCCCGACGTTTCTCGCCTCTATCGCCATCACGGTCGCAGTCGGCGTCGCGCTGGAGCGCCTCGACGACGACCACCAGCTCGGCACCCGCGAAGCGCTGTTGCTCGTGGCGCTGTCGTGGGGTGCCGTCGCCGTCATCGGTGCGGTCCCGTACGTCATCGCGGGCTACGGCACCGAGTCGACCCTTCGCCATCCGATAAACGCCCTCTTCGAGTCGATGTCCGGGTTTACGACGACCGGGGCCACTGTCACCGGGGAGATATCCTTCCAGCGCCACTCCCACGCGCTGTTGATATGGCGCCAGCTCACTCAGTGGCTGGGCGGGATGGGTATCATCGTCCTGATGGTCGCTATCCTCCCGGAGGCCGCGGTCAACGGGGCCCAGCTCATCGACTCGGAGGCGCCCGGGCCGGAACTCCAGAAGCTGACGCCGAAAATCGCCGAGACGGCGCGGCTGCTCTGGCTGTTCTATCTCGGTTTCACGGTTCTGTACGCCGTTCTGTTGGTGGGACTCCACTACGCGGGGCTGGCCCCGGAGATGAACCTCTACAACGCTATCGCCCACGCCTTCACGACCCTGCCGACCGGCGGGTTCTCACCGCAGGCCCAGAGTATCGCCTACTTCTCCCCGGCCGTCCAGTGGCTCGTCATCCCGTTCATGCTCATCGCCGGGATGAACTTCGCCCTGTTCTATTTCCTGTTGCAGGACGACTACGCGGCCTTCCTCAAGGACCGCGAGCTTCAGGCGTATCTCGGTGCCAACGCCGGGATGGCGCTCATCCTCTGGGGCTTTCTCTTTACCGGCTCGGCACCGCCGCTCGGCGACCTCGGCGGCGTCACGCAGGGCGCCGTCGAAAACGCGCTGCGTCAGGCGACGTTCCAGGTCGCGTCGCTGCTCAACTCCACCGGTTACGCGACGAGTGACTTCGCCCAGTGGGACACGACGTCGCAGGCGCTGCTGGTGTTTGCGATGTTCATCGGCGGCTCGGCCGGGTCCACGGGCGGCGGGGTGAAGGTCGTCCGCTGGCTGGTCGTCCTGAAGTCCATCCGCCGGCAACTGTTCACCACTGCCCACCCCAGCGCCGTCAAACCGGTCCGGCTGGGCGGGCACGTCATCGACGAGGACGTCATCGGCGCCATCTACGGGTTCACGCTGCTGTACCTGCTCACCTTCGGGGTGGCGACCATGCTTCTCATGCTCGATGCGAGCCGCGTCGGCCTGGAGATGACGCTGCTCGAAGCGCTCAGTGCGAGCCTGGCGACCATCGGGAACATCGGTCCCGGCTTC
Proteins encoded:
- a CDS encoding TrkH family potassium uptake protein, whose protein sequence is MSVRVDWRQSVAFTGTIIKYLAVAMLIPLATAVIYGEGVPTFLASIAITVAVGVALERLDDDHQLGTREALLLVALSWGAVAVIGAVPYVIAGYGTESTLRHPINALFESMSGFTTTGATVTGEISFQRHSHALLIWRQLTQWLGGMGIIVLMVAILPEAAVNGAQLIDSEAPGPELQKLTPKIAETARLLWLFYLGFTVLYAVLLVGLHYAGLAPEMNLYNAIAHAFTTLPTGGFSPQAQSIAYFSPAVQWLVIPFMLIAGMNFALFYFLLQDDYAAFLKDRELQAYLGANAGMALILWGFLFTGSAPPLGDLGGVTQGAVENALRQATFQVASLLNSTGYATSDFAQWDTTSQALLVFAMFIGGSAGSTGGGVKVVRWLVVLKSIRRQLFTTAHPSAVKPVRLGGHVIDEDVIGAIYGFTLLYLLTFGVATMLLMLDASRVGLEMTLLEALSASLATIGNIGPGFGFLGPFGSYVEFPTTSKLLMIFLMWIGRLEIIPVFVMFTGAFWNE